In Candidatus Binatia bacterium, one genomic interval encodes:
- a CDS encoding AbrB/MazE/SpoVT family DNA-binding domain-containing protein, with protein sequence MRVTSKGQVTIPQEIREKAHLLPGSEVEFEYRRGQVILRTRGKATTRGERAIARARGAADNPRFKGWTTDRIMQVLRGDGE encoded by the coding sequence ATGCGTGTCACCAGCAAGGGCCAAGTGACGATTCCCCAGGAGATTCGCGAGAAGGCGCACCTGCTGCCCGGCAGCGAGGTCGAATTCGAGTACCGCCGCGGGCAGGTGATTCTCCGGACGCGCGGCAAGGCCACGACGCGCGGGGAGCGGGCCATCGCGCGGGCCCGCGGCGCGGCCGACAACCCCCGCTTCAAGGGCTGGACAACCGATCGAATCATGCAAGTTCTGCGCGGGGATGGAGAATGA